One window of Alistipes sp. ZOR0009 genomic DNA carries:
- a CDS encoding manganese efflux pump MntP family protein → MELFTLFALAIGLCFDTFAVSVSSGLMKREITFKQALRIAIVLGAFQGIMPAIGWFLGISIKEYIEQWDHWIAFILLGALGAKMILESIGSKENKNFDPLNMRVIVGMGIATSIDALIVGVSFGMFEVNLPLAVAVIGGVTFLASMLGILFGKKTGEHFGEKIEMLGGIILILIGSKILVEHLLTR, encoded by the coding sequence ATGGAACTATTTACCCTCTTTGCCCTTGCTATTGGACTTTGTTTTGACACTTTTGCCGTATCCGTATCGAGCGGACTCATGAAGCGAGAAATCACATTTAAACAAGCACTCCGAATTGCGATTGTTTTGGGCGCATTTCAAGGAATTATGCCTGCAATCGGATGGTTTTTAGGAATCAGCATCAAAGAATATATAGAACAATGGGACCATTGGATTGCTTTTATTCTTTTAGGTGCTCTTGGTGCCAAAATGATTTTAGAAAGCATTGGTAGCAAAGAGAATAAAAATTTCGATCCACTAAATATGAGAGTTATTGTTGGTATGGGCATTGCAACCAGCATAGATGCGCTTATAGTTGGCGTTAGCTTTGGAATGTTTGAAGTAAACCTTCCCCTTGCTGTGGCTGTAATTGGAGGGGTTACCTTCTTAGCCTCAATGCTCGGAATTCTATTTGGGAAAAAAACTGGTGAACATTTTGGAGAAAAGATTGAGATGCTTGGAGGGATCATCCTGATCCTTATAGGCAGCAAAATTTTAGTAGAGCACCTACTTACCCGATAA
- a CDS encoding tetratricopeptide repeat protein, with translation MHNQQPNRTLRHRIVILSKYYGKQCRIIVFTTLAIAIIAISIIFISRHHSNTTTANRQTIDSLIDWNDSLYEKSPIKAYQKIEMAKALAKDPETLGEIYTKEASFEKYIHQYKKAEKCYHLAVKQYSINGSDKELADSYFKLGDIYKKLGEYCLGFRVTVKSLNIYLNLKDLQGQRRCYNNIGSFYKYLEDYPRALEFYQKALRISQDLKYESGIASAFNNIGTIYSALNQQDLALEFYAKSMNTNAAKKNALSKAIYYGNVAGIYTKQKRFPEALQMFLKAQQLLKTSFEPRNLASHYIDFGEYYENTDNLDSAIINYKRALFLANGYNFKDRVAVAYQKLSSVYLKQGNYKATIEAKNAYLKLREKLLNNQKSLEIARLETDFEASKDILEKDNAKLKFYLLLSILLITTAIAIFMVFYLRKKYRTVVSKQLQIHQNLVNEKEIVESDLSEKNRELALYSLQKIQQKETNEALIERLKAKFKGYSSDIKQEIGSIINELERESNHQHIWEEFEHRFISVNPEFYTKLMENFPDLTQNEKRICAFIKLNMTTKEISTITGQTPHSINVARTRLRRKIGITNSSSSLSDLINSI, from the coding sequence ATGCATAACCAGCAACCTAACCGCACCTTACGACATCGCATTGTAATCCTATCTAAATATTATGGAAAACAATGCCGCATTATCGTTTTTACGACCCTTGCAATAGCGATTATTGCCATCTCCATAATATTTATTTCAAGACATCATTCCAACACGACAACAGCTAATCGACAAACTATTGACAGCCTAATAGATTGGAATGACTCCTTGTATGAAAAATCTCCCATCAAGGCATATCAAAAGATAGAGATGGCCAAAGCGCTGGCCAAAGATCCTGAAACATTAGGAGAAATATACACCAAAGAAGCTTCTTTTGAAAAATATATTCATCAATACAAAAAAGCCGAAAAATGTTACCACCTTGCTGTTAAACAATATAGCATAAATGGTAGTGACAAAGAACTGGCAGACTCCTACTTCAAGTTGGGAGACATCTATAAAAAGTTAGGAGAGTATTGTTTAGGCTTTAGGGTTACTGTAAAAAGTTTAAATATCTACCTCAATTTAAAAGATTTACAAGGACAAAGGCGATGCTATAATAACATAGGAAGTTTTTATAAATACTTAGAAGACTACCCCAGAGCTTTAGAATTTTACCAAAAAGCTCTCAGAATTAGCCAAGATCTCAAATATGAGTCTGGCATTGCATCTGCCTTTAACAATATCGGAACCATCTATTCAGCACTAAACCAGCAAGATTTAGCCCTAGAATTTTATGCCAAAAGCATGAATACAAATGCGGCTAAAAAGAATGCCCTCTCTAAGGCCATATACTACGGAAACGTTGCAGGAATATATACCAAACAGAAGCGATTCCCTGAAGCGCTACAAATGTTCCTAAAAGCGCAGCAGCTTCTTAAGACGTCCTTTGAACCTAGAAACTTAGCTTCTCATTATATTGACTTTGGAGAATACTATGAAAATACGGACAACTTGGATTCTGCCATAATAAATTATAAAAGAGCCCTTTTTCTTGCAAATGGATACAACTTTAAAGACAGAGTTGCCGTAGCCTATCAAAAACTTTCGTCTGTATATTTAAAACAAGGGAACTACAAAGCTACAATAGAAGCAAAAAATGCTTACTTAAAACTTAGAGAAAAGCTTCTGAACAACCAAAAGTCGTTAGAAATAGCTCGTCTGGAAACTGACTTTGAAGCAAGTAAAGACATTCTCGAAAAGGATAATGCTAAGCTCAAATTCTACCTACTTCTCTCAATTCTTCTCATTACAACTGCAATTGCGATTTTTATGGTCTTTTATCTTCGCAAAAAATACAGAACGGTAGTATCAAAGCAGCTGCAAATTCACCAAAACCTTGTAAATGAGAAGGAAATTGTAGAGAGCGATCTCAGCGAAAAAAATCGGGAATTGGCGCTTTATTCTCTTCAAAAGATTCAGCAAAAGGAGACAAACGAGGCTCTGATTGAAAGGTTGAAGGCTAAATTTAAGGGATATTCTTCCGATATAAAGCAAGAGATAGGTTCTATTATTAACGAGCTAGAGCGAGAAAGCAACCATCAGCACATTTGGGAAGAGTTTGAACACCGCTTTATTTCGGTGAATCCAGAGTTTTATACTAAGCTCATGGAGAATTTCCCTGATCTCACCCAGAACGAAAAGAGAATTTGCGCATTCATTAAACTTAACATGACCACCAAAGAGATTTCGACCATTACAGGGCAGACTCCTCACAGCATAAATGTAGCACGTACTCGACTTAGAAGGAAAATTGGCATTACGAACAGCAGTTCAAGTCTAAGCGACCTCATCA